TACGCGTATCCGTTCCAGCCTCAACGAGCTCAACTCCTTTAGCAAGTCCTACAAGCTCACCACCTGCATTTGCAGCCAGAGCTACGATCCTTCCAAGAGCATGGACGATTTCATCGACGAAATCACCAGATCCATGGAAGAAGAAAAGACCAGCTATTACACGCAGCTGCAATACAACCGCCGCAATGGCGAATAATCCGATTACTTTAAGGCAGCCTTGATATCGTCAACAGAGTTGGCGATTTTTTGTTTGTTGTTCCAGATACGCATGAAGGTCTTGCCATAGTGTTCGACCACCACGCGGTTATCGAGAATAAGCACCTTGCCAGAATCTTCTTCGGAGCGGATCAAGCGACCAAGGCCCTGACGCAATTCCATGAATGCTTCGGGGACAAAGAATTCCTTGAACGCATTCTTGCCTTCGGCCTTCATCTTGTTGGTGATTCCAGCCACCAGCGGATCCACCGGGTTCGGGAACGGGAGCTTCGGAATCACGAGCAGCTTTAAGGCATCGCCCGGGAAGTCCACGCCTTCCCACAGGCTCTGGCAGCCGAGCAGGCATGCCCCACGAGACTTACGGAACATCGCCACAAGGCCATCCAGGGCGCCGTCGACATGCTGGCACAAGAGCAGTTTGCCCTTTTCGGCAAAGAGCGGAGCGAGGGCCGCCTGCGCCTTCATCATGGCAGACACGCTGGTAAAGAGGACCATCGTATTTTCTTCGACTTCGGGCAGGATCTTTGCAAGCGTATCGTTCACGGCATCGTTATATTCAGGTGCCGAGGGCTTGGGCAAGAACTTTGCGACAACCACCGAGCGGTTTTCATCGTTCTTTGCAGATTCGTTATACACGCGCAAGAACGGAGATTTCTTTCCGCCCGGGGCGTCCATGCCCATCTTTTGCACAAAGTAAGTCAAGTCGCCCTGAACCGAAAGCGTCGCCGAGGTAAATGTGGCAGACTTGATCCACGGATAGAATTTTTCTTTCCAGGTGGAGCTTGCATCGAGCGGGCTTGCATGCAACTTGATGGTGTGCGGGTTGAAAGGTTCTTCCATATAGAAGGCCCAATCTTCGCGGCCCGCCTTGGTAATGAATTCAAAGTCCTGCAAGAAGCGAGAAAGTTCGGTCATGCGGCCGCCCACGTCGCTCAACAAGCCCGAAAGAGCCTGCTGTGCACGCACCGAGGCGGCCAACGTATCGGCAAGCTTGATTGCATTGAGGCCCTGTTCAATGAAGGCGCTCGGGTCGGCTTCGTATTCGGCCAAAATGCCCGAAGTGTAAGTAAAGCCGTTGCGGGTATTTTTCTGCTTTGCAAGTTTCTTGCCAATCTTCATGAAGAATCGGTGCAAAGCCTTTTCGGTTTCAGAAAGCGATTCCGAAAGGTTTACGCAGAGCGCGCGGATTTCCGTTTCTTCGACAGGAAGGCGGCGCTCGATTTCAGCCAACAAGCCATCGCGATTTTCGTTTTCATGTCCCTTCGACGGAACAAGGGTCTTGATGATGTTTCTGAGCGCAAAGAAAGAAATGGTGCGGCCAAATGCCTGGCGGCTCACCTGCGGAAGTCTATGGGCTTCGTCGAACACGATGTGTTCGTAAAGCGGGAGCAGGGCAAAATCGAGGCCCATGTCGGCAAGGAACAGCGAATGGTTTACCAGCACCAAGTTGGAATTCATGGCGCGGCGCTTGGCGGCCAATGCCGGGCACTTGCCGTAATGCGGGCACTTTTCGCCGAGGCAAGACTTAGCAGAGCTAGCAAGCTTTGACCAAAGCACGCGATTGCGGCCCTGGCTAAAGGAATTGCATTCGTTCACGTCGCCCGTTTCAGTCGTAAACACCCACGGCACAATCGCCATAAAGGAATCGCGTTCGTCGTGCAGCAACAGGCTCTGCGGGGCCTTCAAGATTTCTTCGAACTTGCGAAGGCAAAGGTAATTTTCGCGGCCCTTGAGTACGGCCGATTTGAGCTTGCCGTCAAACAGGCTTGCAACCAGCGGAATATCTTTACTCCAAAGCTGTTCCTGCAGTGCCCGGGTCGCGGTGCTTATCACCACGCGCTCGCCCGACACTGCCTTGCAGGCGGCAGACACCAGGTAGGCAAGCGACTTGCCCGAACCGGTCGGGGCTTCAAGCACGCAAAGGCCTCCCTTGTGCATGTTGCGTTCCACCACCGAGGCGTAATCTTGCTGGTTATGGCGGATCTGGAAATTTTCCACCTTCGTTGAAAGGAGGCCGCCTTCCTTAAAGAATTCACTGACACGCGGGGAGCGTTCTTTGGCCGGAGCGTCTTCGAGCGGAACATCCGGCAACTTGTACTGCGGAAGTTCAGTAGCCCCTTCCGATTCGTTCCAGACCAGCGCCCAGTCCGAACCCCTGGCAACCTTCGCCAAGGCATTCACAAGCCACGGGTCCGCACTTGCAATCTTTTCAAGCGCCATCACAAAGAGCTCGCCACACGCAATGGCATCCGGCAAGGCGCGGTGCGCGCGGCTCCGCTCAATGCCCAGTTCCTGCACCAAGGTATCCAGGCGATGATTCGGCACATTCTGGTAGGCAATGCGAGAAACCGTGAGAGAATCCCACACCGGGTGATTATCGAACGAAACACCCACCTTGGCAAAAGTCTGTTTCAGGAACTTGGAATCAAACATCGCATTGTGCGCCACAATCGGCAAGTCCCCAATGAACGAATAAATCTTCTGGGCTACGGCCGCAAAGGGTTCCGCATTTTCAAGGTCAGCGTTGCTGATACCCGTAAGGCTTTCGATAAAGGGGCGAAGCGTTACACTCGTCGGCTTAACCAAATAATCGACCGATTCTCCTTCTACTCCATTTTCAAAGCGAACCAGCGCCACCTCGATGATTTCGTCTTTTTCAAAATCGAGGCCCGTTGTTTCCAGGTCAATTGCAACGAATGATTTCATTTCCATTAGAATCCTCTTAAAAACTTTTTGCCGTCATCGCTACAGCGCAGGCACCACATCAGTCAAGCTGTCCAACACATTTTCACCATTCTTGACTTTCAGCGTATCGTTAATGGCTCGCCACGGAGAACCATAACGGAGCGGGTCCACCGAACCGCCATCCGGCAACATCTTGCCTTCTTCGGGCAAGTAATAATCCATCAGGTAAGCACCTTCAACCAAGTCGCCAAAGCTAAAGCTTCCATCGGCCTTGCAGTTTTCAAAATAGTAGTTCTTGGTTTCTGCAGAAAGCAAGCGCACCACCGTCTTCGCAGAACCGCCCGGAATCTTGCCGTTCAACTTGGCGAGCTTAAGCTTGCTCACCGTTTCAAACTTTTGCAAACGCTGGTACTTGAGTTCTATCACCGTATCGCGTTTTCCGTTGCTGTCGGCAGCGGCAAGGGTCGTATCCATATAGCCCATCAAGAAATTCACCGAAATATCGGTACCCCACGGCGCAGGCTTTTCAACCGCAAAACGCACCGGGTCCATCTGCTTCACCTGAACTTGAGTCGTGTCCTTATTGATTGCGATGTAGAACGTCTGTTCCAAGGAATCGAGCTTGGGTTTGTCAAAGTACACCACCAGCGAATCATCCGGGAACAAGGTCCTCGCCTTGGAATTCGCCCTTACGCCAGCCACCTTCGGCGGGAGCGTATCGCCTTCCATCTTCTTCCATTCCCACTCCACTTCGTTGCGGAGCGTATCGAGCGTGCGGAACAGGGAATCCTTCGCCGCCAAGCAAATGAACTTGTAAAGCACTTCCTTTTTCGGCGCGGGGTCAAAATAGAACTGCGGCCTGTTGGTACTTGAGCCCAGATAAACCAGTTTCGGATAAAGCTTCTTGTTTTCGGGAGATTCCAAGTAGCAATTTGAGGTATCCGTAAAAGCGGAATCGAAGTACACGTTACGCGTAAAGGTCGCCTCGAGAACGTTGGCGTACGGCTGCGTCACCGAAGAAAGTTCGAGCTTGGTCGTATCCATGTCGGCAATGGCAAGCCACAAGGTATCCTTCGTTTCAGCTGTCAATTCCAAGTCACCTGTCCAAAGGCCCACCTGCTCTGTCGAAAGCTCAATCTTTTGGTTACCGTTACCATCCATAAAGGCAACGACGCGGTAATGGCCCGCCTTAAGCCCTGTAAGCGTAAAATGGCCGGCACTGTCTGCGCGCGTCACGTACAGCGGAGGTTCCTTCAAGAGCATCGGTTCCTTGCTCAGTTCCTTCGTTGTCGTATCGCGGTACTTGTCCAGGTAATGCTTGGATTCACGTTCCGCGCCCATCAAAAACAAACCGATACTCGGGTATTCCTTTTTGCGGGCCATGGTCTGGTCCACAAGCACTCGGCCCGAAAGCGTCAGCGAATCGATAATCGAGCCCGTCGAGAAAACCACGTGGAAGGGCTTTGCCAAGGCATTGCCATGCAAGTCCTTGATGCCGCCTGCAAAGGTCACGGTGTAAGTCGTTCCGGTATCGAGCACCGCACGCGAAGTGAGTACGAGCGTCTTGCCGCTCACTTCAAAGCGCAATTTCTTATCGATCGGAGGCGAAATGGAGACAGCGCTACGCGGAACAGACGCGTTAATCCATTCATCAAACTCGAGCTTGATCATGAGCTCGTTAGGGTGATTCGTCGTATTCGGAGCCGGATAGACGCCTGCAATACGCGGAGGCAGTTTATCTTCGGGCCCACCGCTTGGCGCCACCTGCGTTGCGCACGACAGGAATACCGTCGTACACAAAGCCGCCAAAGCAGCACCATATTTTTTCAACAACGAACGCATTAGTCAATCATCTGGATAATCTTGCCGAGACGGCCCCAGCGGATTCTAAAGGGCAGGCGCCACCAGGTAAACGGATTCTTCAAGGCGAAAGCCTCGTCGTCGTTTTCGAACGAGAAGTAAATCACGAATGCCTTGGCGCGAATATTGCGGAGCGATACAAAGCCCCAGTAGCGGCTGTCGGCAGAATTGTCACGGTTGTCGCCCATCATAAAGAACTGCGGCGTCTTGACCACATAGCTTTCAATGGGCTTGCCGCCCACGAGCAGCTTGCGGCGGATTTCAAACTTCGCCTTTGCCGGAGCATCGAGCGTATCGCCAGCAACGCCTTCCACTGTCTTCGCGCCATCTTGCGGAGCATCGACATCGACCAATTCCACCGTTCCGGCGTTATCTTCTTCGGCCTGGTTCAACAGAGCCACATTGCCTTCAAGGTCACGTAAAAGGGAAGCTTCGAACGCCATATAGCTCACCGGGCGCGTGAATCCACCCTGGATATTCGGGTCAATCATGGGCAAATACGTCATGCGCGAAAGTTCCTTGAAGTATGCAAAGGACATCGCGCCCGAAATCGTATCACCCTGCGTCAGGCGCTGCTGCAGCACCGTATGGTTTCTGCGGAAAAGTTCGTTCAGTGCAAGGCCGCGATCGTTTTCCACCGGAATCTTGAATTCCTCGAAATCGTAATTATTGATTTCAACAGAATCCTTCCACAGCGAAATATCGAGTTCCACCGTTTCATCGGGATTTTCTTGAGCAACCAGAGAACGCAGCCACCACAACTTTTCGAGCGACATTGATTCAACCGTAAACGTATCGCCCACAGACGGCACCACGAATTCATCGCGTTCATCGCGCGGAGAGAACGTACGGGCAGAAGCAGTGTACTTGCCGCGACCGGGCAAAGTGTCCTGCATCTTGCCATTCACGAAAAGACGACCCTTATGAACAGCAACCGTATCGCCGCTTACTGCCACGCAACGCTTAATGTAGTCCTTCGGACCATCGGCGTAATGAATCAAGTGCGGCTGGCCAGCCTTCGGCTCGTGATCCCAATAAAAGTTTCCGAACATGAGCGCATTGAACAAGTGCGTATAGCGCTGCGGGTTGCCATCGGGGTATTCCGGCTCACCCGGGTAACGGAAGATTACCACATCGCCCTTGGCAGGGTACGTGTAGCCCGGGAATTTCTGGTTGCTAAACGGAATCGGAGAGCCGTAAGTAAACTTGAGGCCCAGCAAAAAGTCTCCCGTATGCAAAGTGTCTTCCATCGATCCACTGGGAATCTGGAAAGCCTGAATCACATACTGAATCACAATCAAGGCGAGCGCCACCGGGACAATGATTTCCCGGAGCAGGCCCTTCACAAACTTTTTCCACGAAAACGGTTCTTTATTATTTTCCATCGGAATAAACTATTAGAGGTTACGGATTTTCTTGACGAGCGAACGGCTCACCACCAGCTGGGTTGCAGCCTTGTCGCGAAGCACCATCACCATGCGACCGGCATCACCCTTACGGCATTCGGCAATGTAGTCGATTGCCACAATATGGGAGCGGTGCACGCGGGTAAAGTGCCTCGGGTCCAATTTCTTTTCGAGCTCCACCAGCGGCGTATCAATCACGTACTGACCATTCACGGTATAGACGGTCGTGTACTTTTCTTCGCTATGGAATCGAATCACTTCGTCAATGTTCACAAACACAATGCGGTCGCCCACCTTCACTTGCAAACGCTGCAGGTAGAGGCCGCTCATATCCACAAGGTTACGCAACTTTTCCCAGTTCAAGTCTGAGGGAATCGTCGTGTCGTCCACCTGCGGAATCGCCTTGCGCAATTTTTCAATTGCAGCAGCCAAGCGTTCGGGCACCACCGGCTTCAAAAGGTAATCCACCGTATTTTCTTCAAAAGCCTTCAGGGCAAAATTGTCGAATGCCGTCGTGAATATCACAAGCGGCACATCGTCTCCCTGCAAAGAATGCAGAACTTCGAATGCATCCATGTCGGGCATCTGGATATCCAGAAACACCACGTCAGGAATCATTTCGTGAATCATCTTGACGGCCTGCGCACCAGAGCCCGCTTCCCCCAGGATTTCAATCTCGGAAGCATAAGGTTCCAAAAGCGAAATCATGCGCTTGCGAGCAAGCGGTTCGTCGTCAATGACAAGTGCAGTACACTGCATATTACTCCTTGGGCTGTCCTTCCTTCTTAGCCGAATCGACAGCAGCAGAATCTGTCTTCTTTGCAGCCGTCTTCGGCGCCACCTTAAAAATGCGAATCAGTTCGGATTTCATTCCGTCTTTATCTTCGTAAACCGTGCCTGCCGCCGTCATGTACTGCAAATTGCCGAACTTGGCTCGCTTAAAGTTCCAATGGCCTTTATCGCCCTCAAGAGACACCTTGATTGTACTGTCGGTAATGGAGTAAGTTCCCTTCAGGGAATCCGTTTCCATCGTGTCGCGCAAAACAAGCTGAATTGCTTCGACAGAGCTGTCTTCACCAAGCGTCATACGCACCATACGGCTGGTGCAGTCATCGCACGGCAGGCTACCGGAATAAAGCCCCGGAACATCCTTCGGGATTTCAATCGGCGGAAGATCCGGCAGGGGCTCGGACTTTTCTTCTTCGCAAGCCATCAGTGCAAAGACAGCAAGCAACGGCATTGCCATTCTTGCGACAGGGAGAACCACGGTTTTCAATATCGTCATGGTTCACAATTTAGCAATTTAAGTTTTAAGCAAACTTTTAAAACGCCTAAAATCCGGCGGAATAAACAACCCTGAAGCCAATCGTCTGACTATGGTACATGGGGTCTTTCTTGTCGCGTTCAGCAGAGGCAAGTGCCGGAGCCTTGTCAGACCAGCCACCCCCACGAATTCCTTTGTACTTACCCTCGGCAGGGCCCGTATAGTTGTCTTGCGAGGCCGTCGGATACGAGGCGTACCAATCGTTCACCCATTCAGCCACATTGCCAGCCATGTCGTATAGGTCAAACGCATTCGGAATATATCCGGCAACCGCCACAGGCCCTTTACTTTGTGCGTAATACGCATACTTCGAGGCGGCATCGGTATCCCAGTAATAAGTCGTCAAGGTTCCCGCACGCGCAGCAACTTCCCATTCCATTTCTGTCGGAAGACGTACAGTTGTAGCACTGTAATTTATAGAAACGTCAATCAGTTCGCCGCCATCGCTGACCGACTTGTATACATAAGCTGTATCTAGCCCGGCCTTTTTAGAAAGCGCATTGCAAAAAAGGGCCGCATCGTACCAGCTCACGTTGAAAATCGGATAATCGTCGCCTAAGGCATCCTCTTTAGGCACACTTCCCATTACATCGCGATACAGGCCTTGAGTCACCTCGGTTTTACCCATCGCGAACGCATTTATATGATAGCTGACCGATCCGCGAGAAAACGTAACAGCAGGAATACTCTCCATTTCAACAAGATCTTGAATCGAGTATTCCGAAGAATCCGAACCAGTCGAAGAGCTAGAAACATCCTTGTTGTCGGAGTTTTTATCCGGGCTTACATTACCGCCCCGATGGGACGTTGGCGACGTATCAGCAGAATCCCCATTCGCCGTACAGGCGACTAGGGAAAACACAGCCATGCCGGCCAACAAGAGTCCCATTCTAGACATTACTTCACCACTCCTACGCGGTAGAGTTTCTGCTTGGTCTTGCCGCTTTCAAATTTCACCTTGAGACGTGCGGTATAGACATCAGAACCCAGGTCCTTCAAATCAAGGTTATCAAACTGGTTGCGGCCCTGCTTTGCGTCACTCATTTTGGCCTTGAACACGCAAAGACCCGTAATGTCGTAGAGTTCAAGCGTTGCATTCTTTGCGGCCGCACCGATTTCAAAACGGGCCTTCGCCTTGCCACCGCGAACCGGGTTCGGGAACATGAAGAAGTCCGAAATTTCATCCTTCGCAGAAACCTTCTTTACATCGGCAAGTTTGGAAGCGTCAAAATAGCCTGTACGTTCATTACCGCCAGCGGGGAGTGCCCATGCGGCATCCGATTCTGCGGCATCGCTAGAAGCCTTGCGCAGGCGGAAAGCGGTCACGCCGTCGCGATGCAGTGCGTAAAGTTCCGGGCCCTTCGATTTCTTGTCAGACACAGCATTTGTAGCAAAGATGCTCATCGGCTGAATCACGCTTGTCGAATCCATGTCTTCGTAGCTGCCAGCCGCAAGCGGGAAGCCATCTGTCACCTGCTTGCCCTTGCCTGTAAACGCATACACCAGGCCATCGCTGCTTGGCACCAAAATTTCAGGCGTATCGTCGCCATTGACGTCCACCAGAATCGGGTCGCTGAAGAATCCGTAAACAGGAGCGCCGCGACTAATCTTCACCGGGAAGCCCGCAATCGGAAGGCCCGAACGGTCAAGCGCATATACCAGGTTATCGCCCAGGAACACAATTTCAGGATAGCCGTCGCCGTTGATGTCACCGATAGCAATGCCGGAGGTTTCATGTTTCAGGCCACTCGTGCCTGCGGCGCCGCGCTTGTATGTTTGACGCAAAGAGAGGGATTTCTTTTTTCCGACAGCATTTTCCACTAGCACCAAGCCCTTGCTGCCCACCGCGACAACTTCATTCACGCCGTCACGGTCCAGATCGGTACAGGCAACACGGAACGATTCGCCCGTTTTAGAGGAACCGATTACTCCACGACCTTGCACATAAACCGTTCCTGCGCTAGTTCCATAGGCAAACAGTTTCTGACCATCAGACTCCCCGCAGTAGGCCACATCAACAACCTCTTCGGCAAGTTCATCTACGGTTTTCATCTTGTTGTCTTTGATGCTAAAGGCCATCTCGCCTTTCTCAGTTGCAAAAACAACTTCATCGTCGACAATCATCGGCCCTGCAGTCGCCGTGTTCACATCAAAGGTCTGCTGCACCGGAAGCCCACCAATAAAGGACGTCTTCACGAGTTTATTCTTGTGCAGGCTATAAACATCCTTGCCATCGCTTGCCATGCCCACCAGCGGTCCGTAGCTTGCGCCCACGCGGTAAAGCGGCACTTCTGTTTCGGAACTATTGCGGTTCAAGGTCTTCTGCACAACCGCGGTATCTGCCGGGAACAAGGTGTCGCCCATCGCATTGAATACCTGGAGCGTTCCATCCATGGCGCCTACGACCAAGAGTTTTTCGCCGTCTTTTTCAGGATCATCTACAAACACGGCGCCACGCACGGCAGAGGCAAGGCCGATCTTGCGCGGGAATTCAGCACCGTCGATGCTTCCGTCGTCAATGCTAATGGTCACGCTAATCTTTTGCGCGCCAAAGTTCACCACGCTATCGCCCATGAACGAATTAGAGGTCTTTTCAACACGGGCACCCTTCGGCACATTCACCGCAATCTTGATTCCGGTATAGCCGCCCTGGGTTGTCATGGTGTTCGCATAACCGGTAGAACCAATCGTCTTGACCGTATCGAACTTTTGCTTGGAATCCTTGCCCGGCTTGCGCAAGTGCGGCAACAAGTCCGTACCCGAGCCGTAGTCATAAGTATCTTCGCCAAGGGCATTCTTGAACGTCTTGCCAATGCTTAAAATGCCGTCGGCTTCCACCATCGCGATACCGAACTGGTGGTCACGCAGGGTATCGCCACCCCAGAAGTTTGCAATGCCGTATTCCAAAGTTTCGCGCAAGTACCAGTCATTCACGCGCCACACCACAATGCCGCTCGCCGGGAGGCCCGCATCGTAGCTGCTAATGTCAACGATAACGCCCTTCGCCTTTTTCTTGTTGGCCTTGCACTTTTTCGCACAATCCACGCTATCTTCAAAAACCAGATGCAAGCTGTCTACAGGCACGGTCTTGATTGTCGTATCGGAACTTTCGCCCGCACCGCTCAACGACACGCTGACTTCGCCTTCTTTATTCCAGCTACGCTGGCGGTTTTCAATCAGCAGGTATTCACTTGCAGAAAGCGGAACCTTCACGATTTCAGTTCCAGATCCCGTTCCGGCAGCCGAAATTTCGACTGTCACAGGCTTACCCGCCACCGGGCGCACTTCTTTTACCGGAGTCCAGCCCATGTAGGCACGTTCCCATGCCGCCGGCAGCGAAGGCAAGAACCCATTGCCCGCGTTGTAGCCCGCAAAGTCCATCACGTCGTAATAACCCAAGCGGCTAATGCCCTTCACCACATCGTAGGTATTCGGGAGCCCAAGTTCGCGCGCGATCTGGTTCACGATGATTCCGTTCACGCCCCAGTTCAGGCCGTCTTGCGACGCGGTTTCGCTCGTGACCATGATTGACTTCAGCGTATCGATGGCAGCGCCCTTCAAAATCAGACCCTCGGCCACCAGCGAATCCTTGCCATTCGCCTTCTTGCCTTCCTTATGGAATGCCGCATTCTTGATCGAATCCGGCAAGTACTGCCAGGCGGACTTGTCAATGTACACATCCATGAAGTCGCCCGGCGTATCGGCGCCGCGCGTTCCCATGCTACCGCCATCGACCAGGCGGCTTGCGCCCGCATGGATAATCATGTAGGCACGCTTGGTATTCGGGTTTTTCGAAAGCGGTTCCTTGAACGGAGAATCGCCCGATTCGTGCGCTGCCATTACGGCGTCATAAATAAACTGCAAGTAGTCGCGGCTGCGGGCATCGTCGAATTCCGCGGTCTTTTCGCCTTTCATCTTACTCGTGCGGTTATAATCGATAATCTGCTTTTTCAGCTTGTAGGCGCTCGATTCCTTCGGATAAATATGCGCATCGATCACCACATTGCCGTTACTCGCCTTGTTAAAGTAGGCGTTGGCAAATTCAAAATGCTTTCTCCAGTAAGGAGCGCTGTTTCGAACCCCCTGCGGGTCCAGGCTATAGGCATCTTTCTTCGCCTTGTCCGAATCAAAAAGCCCCGTTCCTGTCGTCAGGCTGTTATCTGTCTTTTCTTCGGCAAATTCCACACGAATGGCAAACACCTGCAGCGTATCTGCCGCAAACGTCGTCGCTAAAGAGAATAGCCCAAAAACCAATGCAAAAATCTTAGCATTCAACTTCATAACCATAATTTACAAAATAGACG
This uncultured Fibrobacter sp. DNA region includes the following protein-coding sequences:
- a CDS encoding LytTR family DNA-binding domain-containing protein, which encodes MQCTALVIDDEPLARKRMISLLEPYASEIEILGEAGSGAQAVKMIHEMIPDVVFLDIQMPDMDAFEVLHSLQGDDVPLVIFTTAFDNFALKAFEENTVDYLLKPVVPERLAAAIEKLRKAIPQVDDTTIPSDLNWEKLRNLVDMSGLYLQRLQVKVGDRIVFVNIDEVIRFHSEEKYTTVYTVNGQYVIDTPLVELEKKLDPRHFTRVHRSHIVAIDYIAECRKGDAGRMVMVLRDKAATQLVVSRSLVKKIRNL
- a CDS encoding formylglycine-generating enzyme family protein → MSRMGLLLAGMAVFSLVACTANGDSADTSPTSHRGGNVSPDKNSDNKDVSSSSTGSDSSEYSIQDLVEMESIPAVTFSRGSVSYHINAFAMGKTEVTQGLYRDVMGSVPKEDALGDDYPIFNVSWYDAALFCNALSKKAGLDTAYVYKSVSDGGELIDVSINYSATTVRLPTEMEWEVAARAGTLTTYYWDTDAASKYAYYAQSKGPVAVAGYIPNAFDLYDMAGNVAEWVNDWYASYPTASQDNYTGPAEGKYKGIRGGGWSDKAPALASAERDKKDPMYHSQTIGFRVVYSAGF
- a CDS encoding copper resistance protein NlpE N-terminal domain-containing protein encodes the protein MTILKTVVLPVARMAMPLLAVFALMACEEEKSEPLPDLPPIEIPKDVPGLYSGSLPCDDCTSRMVRMTLGEDSSVEAIQLVLRDTMETDSLKGTYSITDSTIKVSLEGDKGHWNFKRAKFGNLQYMTAAGTVYEDKDGMKSELIRIFKVAPKTAAKKTDSAAVDSAKKEGQPKE
- a CDS encoding Ig-like domain-containing domain, producing the protein MRSLLKKYGAALAALCTTVFLSCATQVAPSGGPEDKLPPRIAGVYPAPNTTNHPNELMIKLEFDEWINASVPRSAVSISPPIDKKLRFEVSGKTLVLTSRAVLDTGTTYTVTFAGGIKDLHGNALAKPFHVVFSTGSIIDSLTLSGRVLVDQTMARKKEYPSIGLFLMGAERESKHYLDKYRDTTTKELSKEPMLLKEPPLYVTRADSAGHFTLTGLKAGHYRVVAFMDGNGNQKIELSTEQVGLWTGDLELTAETKDTLWLAIADMDTTKLELSSVTQPYANVLEATFTRNVYFDSAFTDTSNCYLESPENKKLYPKLVYLGSSTNRPQFYFDPAPKKEVLYKFICLAAKDSLFRTLDTLRNEVEWEWKKMEGDTLPPKVAGVRANSKARTLFPDDSLVVYFDKPKLDSLEQTFYIAINKDTTQVQVKQMDPVRFAVEKPAPWGTDISVNFLMGYMDTTLAAADSNGKRDTVIELKYQRLQKFETVSKLKLAKLNGKIPGGSAKTVVRLLSAETKNYYFENCKADGSFSFGDLVEGAYLMDYYLPEEGKMLPDGGSVDPLRYGSPWRAINDTLKVKNGENVLDSLTDVVPAL
- the lepB gene encoding signal peptidase I, with the protein product MENNKEPFSWKKFVKGLLREIIVPVALALIVIQYVIQAFQIPSGSMEDTLHTGDFLLGLKFTYGSPIPFSNQKFPGYTYPAKGDVVIFRYPGEPEYPDGNPQRYTHLFNALMFGNFYWDHEPKAGQPHLIHYADGPKDYIKRCVAVSGDTVAVHKGRLFVNGKMQDTLPGRGKYTASARTFSPRDERDEFVVPSVGDTFTVESMSLEKLWWLRSLVAQENPDETVELDISLWKDSVEINNYDFEEFKIPVENDRGLALNELFRRNHTVLQQRLTQGDTISGAMSFAYFKELSRMTYLPMIDPNIQGGFTRPVSYMAFEASLLRDLEGNVALLNQAEEDNAGTVELVDVDAPQDGAKTVEGVAGDTLDAPAKAKFEIRRKLLVGGKPIESYVVKTPQFFMMGDNRDNSADSRYWGFVSLRNIRAKAFVIYFSFENDDEAFALKNPFTWWRLPFRIRWGRLGKIIQMID
- a CDS encoding helicase C-terminal domain-containing protein encodes the protein MEMKSFVAIDLETTGLDFEKDEIIEVALVRFENGVEGESVDYLVKPTSVTLRPFIESLTGISNADLENAEPFAAVAQKIYSFIGDLPIVAHNAMFDSKFLKQTFAKVGVSFDNHPVWDSLTVSRIAYQNVPNHRLDTLVQELGIERSRAHRALPDAIACGELFVMALEKIASADPWLVNALAKVARGSDWALVWNESEGATELPQYKLPDVPLEDAPAKERSPRVSEFFKEGGLLSTKVENFQIRHNQQDYASVVERNMHKGGLCVLEAPTGSGKSLAYLVSAACKAVSGERVVISTATRALQEQLWSKDIPLVASLFDGKLKSAVLKGRENYLCLRKFEEILKAPQSLLLHDERDSFMAIVPWVFTTETGDVNECNSFSQGRNRVLWSKLASSAKSCLGEKCPHYGKCPALAAKRRAMNSNLVLVNHSLFLADMGLDFALLPLYEHIVFDEAHRLPQVSRQAFGRTISFFALRNIIKTLVPSKGHENENRDGLLAEIERRLPVEETEIRALCVNLSESLSETEKALHRFFMKIGKKLAKQKNTRNGFTYTSGILAEYEADPSAFIEQGLNAIKLADTLAASVRAQQALSGLLSDVGGRMTELSRFLQDFEFITKAGREDWAFYMEEPFNPHTIKLHASPLDASSTWKEKFYPWIKSATFTSATLSVQGDLTYFVQKMGMDAPGGKKSPFLRVYNESAKNDENRSVVVAKFLPKPSAPEYNDAVNDTLAKILPEVEENTMVLFTSVSAMMKAQAALAPLFAEKGKLLLCQHVDGALDGLVAMFRKSRGACLLGCQSLWEGVDFPGDALKLLVIPKLPFPNPVDPLVAGITNKMKAEGKNAFKEFFVPEAFMELRQGLGRLIRSEEDSGKVLILDNRVVVEHYGKTFMRIWNNKQKIANSVDDIKAALK